A region from the Salmo trutta chromosome 40, fSalTru1.1, whole genome shotgun sequence genome encodes:
- the opn1sw1 gene encoding putative violet-sensitive opsin has protein sequence MGKDFHLYENISKISPFEGPQYHLAPIWAFYLQTAFMGFVFFAGTPLNFIILVVTVKYKKLRQPLNFILVNVSLAGFIFVTFSVSQVFVASARGYYFLGYTLCAMEACMGSIAGLVSAWSLAVLAFERYVVICKPFGTFKFDNNQALAAVAFTWVMGIGCATPPFFGWSRYIPEGLGCSCGPDWYTNNEEYHCASYTKFLIVTCFLMPMSIIFFSYSQLLGALRAVAAAQAESASTQKAEKEVSRMVIVMVCSFILCYGPYALAGLYFAYTTSENKDYRLVTIPAFFSKSSCVYNPLIYAFMNKQFNACIMETVFGKQIEETSVSASKTEVSTA, from the exons ATGGGAAAGGACTTCCATCTGTACGAGAACATCTCTAAGATCAGCCCATTTGAGGGGCCACAGTATCACCTGGCCCCAATATGGGCTTTCTACCTACAGACTGCTTTCATGGGCTTTGTGTTCTTTGCTGGAACACCCCTAAACTTTATAATTCTCGTGGTGACAGTGAAGTACAAGAAGCTGAGACAACCGCTGAACTTCATCCTGGTCAACGTCTCGTTAGCAGGTTTCATCTTTGTGACGTTTTCTGTGAGTCAAGTGTTTGTTGCTAGCGCGAGAGGATACTACTTCCTGGGTTACACCTTGTGTGCAATGGAAGCTTGCATGGGTTCAATAGCAG GGTTGGTGTCAGCTTGGTCCCTGGCTGTCCTTGCCTTTGAGAGATACGTGGTCATCTGCAAACCCTTCGGCACCTTCAAATTTGACAACAACCAGGCTCTGGCGGCTGTTGCCTTCACCTGGGTCATGGGGATCGGATGTGCCACCCCACCGTTCTTCGGCTGGAGCAG GTATATCCCTGAGGGTCTGGGCTGCTCCTGTGGACCTGACTGGTACACAAATAACGAGGAGTACCACTGTGCCAGCTACACCAAATTCCTTATTGTTACCTGTTTCCTCATGCCCATGTCCATCATCTTCTTCTCCTACTCCCAGCTGCTGGGAGCACTACGGGCT GTCGCAGCTGCACAGGCTGAGTCAGCTTCCACCCAGAAGGCAGAGAAGGAAGTATCCAggatggtgatagtgatggtgtgCTCCTTCATTCTGTGTTATGGCCCCTACGCCCTGGCAGGCTTGTACTTTGCCTATACAACAAGCGAGAACAAAGACTACCGCCTGGTGACCATCCCTGCTTTCTTCTCTAAAAGCTCCTGTGTATACAATCCTCTTATTTATGCCTTCATGAACAAACAG TTTAACGCCTGCATCATGGAGACTGTGTTCGGAAAGCAGATTGAGGAGACTTCAGTTTCAGCCTCCAAGACTGAGGTCTCCACAGCATAA